The Candidatus Acididesulfobacter guangdongensis region GGTAAAAAGTGGTAGAAAGTGGTAGAGAACTATTATGTAACTTGTTAAAACGAAAGATAATTAATTCATTAAATCGCAATAATTTTTTTTATAATTTTAATTTTATATATAAATATATTTAATATTTTTAAAATGTTAAGCGGAAGATACGTTCATTCGATAGATGATAAGGGCAGAATAAAGCTCCCGTTGAAAATAAAGGAAGCGCTCTTGTCTAATTACAATGATACCAATCTTGTAATTACTAATTTAGACAAATGTCTAGTAGTGTATCCCGTTGAAGAGTGGAGAAAGCTTGAGGAAAAGGCGCTTAAACTACCGTCAATGCAAAAGGATGTATTAGAATTTTTAAGATATTTTTTTTCAGGAGGGTTAGAATTAGAACTTGATTCTCAAGACAGGTTCTTAATACCGTCTTCGCTGAGGAGCAGCGGAGGATTGAATAAAGAGGCGATGATTGTAGGAATTATTAATAAATTTGAAATTTGGGATAAAGGGTTATGGGATAATAATTTTGAAAACGCAAAAGCAAACTTTGAAACTATATCCGCAACTATGTCGCAAATTGGTTTTTAATTTAATTTGATATAATTAAATCAAATTATTATGGTTGTGTTCTAAAATTATTTTAATAATACAAATATATGTTAGATAAAGTCATATTTTTTGAAAATAGATGTTTATGGACAACATAGAACATATTCCTGTTATGCTGAATGAGTCGATTGAGCTGCTGAATATAAAACAGAGTAGTATCTATGTTGACGGCACTGCGGGGGCGGGCGGATTTTCTGAAGAAATTTTAAAGTTATCTGCGCCTGACGGGGTTTTAGTAGCTTTAGACAGCGACGAAAATGCCGTTAATTATGTAAAGTTAAAATTAGAAAAAAAGTTTGATAAAAAAAGATTTAATGTTTTCCATTCTAATTTTAGCGATATTGATTTAGTTATCCGCGATGCAGGTTTTGAAAAAGTCGACGGTATCGTGCTGGATTTAGGTATAAGTTCTATTCAGCTTGAAAGCGGCAGGGGTTTCAGCTTTAAAGATGAAGGGTATTTAGATATGAGAATAAATACCGACGGCAAAACTACCGCTTTTGATATTGTAAATTATTATCGTGAGGAAGAAATTTCAGATATCCTATGGAATTACGGAGATGAAAGGTTTTCAAGAAAAATTGCAAAGAAAATTATCGAATATAGAAAAAAAAAATTAATAGAAACTCCGCTGGAGTTATCAAAATTGATTAAAAATAGCATAGGTTACAGGCAAAACGGAAGAAATAAAATAGATCCGGCTACAAGGTCGTTTTTGGCTTTAAGAATTGCCGTGAATAACGAATATGAATATTTAATGCAATTTTTAAATAAATTAAAGAATATTTTAAATCATGGAGCGGTTGTCTGTATTATAGCCTTCCATTCAGGTGAAGACAGATTAGTAAAAAATTTCTTCAAAAATAATAAAGATTTTTACATAATGACAAAAAAGCCTTTAGTCCCGTCATTTGAAGAAATTAAGGCAAATCCGAGATCTAGAAGCGCAAAATTAAGAGCGGCGAGTTTCATATGTCAAAAATAAAACCTTATTTAATTATTATGATTTTTATTATTTCATTGACAGGAATATTTTATGTCTGGACAAATATGGAAAGTATGAAATTAGGCTATGAAATTAACAAACTTGAGACAATTAAGGCGGGATTGGTACATAAAAATAAAAGATTATTAATAGTCAAAGCTTCGCTGGCTTCTCCAGCGCGTATTTACAAGATAGCTAAAAAATTAGGCTTTGTTTATCCGAAAGAAGGCCAAGTTATAATGATTCATGAATAAGATATGGAAAACCACAATGAAAGTCCGAATATTAATAGTATTTTCTCTAATTTTTGTTTTTGGAGGATTATTATTAATTAAAGCTTTCTATTTACAGGTGATAGATGCAGCTCCGCTTCGGAAAATGGCTGATGCGCAGTTTCATACAAAAATTTATTTTACGCCAAAAAGAGGCAATATTTATTCTGCTAACGGCGGATTGCTGGCTACGAGCATTGACGTGGACGGTATAGCATTAGACCCTCTAATGATAAAGCATAAATATAAAGTAGGCAAGGAACTGTCGCAATTATTAGATATCAAACTTAAAAAAGTTATAAGAGAATTAAATTTAAATTTACAATTTACCTGGTTAAAAAAAAAAGTGTCTAACAGAACTGCAGATAAAATTGAAAGTTTAGGCGTCGGCGGCATAAGTATAATTAAGCAGCCTGTCAGATATTATCCAGACGGCGATCTTCTTGCTCATGTCTTAGGATTTGTAGGAATAAACGATAACGGATTATCCGGCATAGAATATAAATATAATAAAATCCTTAAAGGAAATAAAAAAGCTCTGAAAATTATGCACGACGGTCTTGGACAGGATATTTTTATAAGAGGTTTCGGGCTTGAAAAAGAAACGCACGGCGATAATATATATTTGACAATAAATAAAAAATTGCAGTATATAACGGAGCATTATTTAGATAAAGAAGCTAAAGCTGCTGATTCGCGCGGCGCTTTTGCCATTATTATGGATCCAAATACGGGAGCTATTCTTGCCATGGCGGATTATCCGGCTTTTAATCCGAATTATTACTGGAGATATAAACCGCGCTACTGGAGAAACAGAGCTGTTACGGATGATTTTGAACCAGGTTCTACGATGAAGCCTTTTATAATATCAGGGGCAATGCAGGACGGAATAATAAAACCGGATACCATAATAAACGGACATCACGGAGCTTATTATATAGACGGGATAACCGTTCACGATGTCGAAGACTGGTTTGGCAAGCTTACTATAAATCAACTGATAGAATATTCCTGTAACGTATGCGCCTGTCAGGTAGGTATGAAAATGGGCAAGCAAAGACTATGGTACTGGCTCAAAAGATGGGGGTTTTTAGCTCAGCCTCATGCCGGACTGCTCGGAGAATCGTCTGGTATAGACAGACCGGTAAGCAAATGGTCGCAGGTAGGACCATGCGAAGAGGCATTCGGACAGGGAGCGGCTATAACGGGACTTCAAGAAATAACTGCGCTATCCGCAATTGCAAACGGCGGATTTTTAATGAAACCGTATATAATTAAAAAAATTGTCAATCCGTACGGAAAAGTACTTTTCATGGCAAAACCAAAAGTAATAAGGCGTGTAATTAATTCAAAAACAGACAGAGAAATAAAATATATGATGCGCCTTGTTGTAAAAGGCGGAACAGGGCAGTACTGCAAGCTGATAGACTATAAAGTTTCGGGTAAGACCGGAACAGGTCAAATTGCAAATCCTAAAACAGGGACATATTATAAGAATTTATATACTGCTTCATTTATGGCTTTTGTTCCTTATAAACACCCTAAGCTTGCTATGCTGGTAGTTCAGGAAAAGCCGTTAAAAATAAGCTACTACGGAGGGGCTGTCAGCGCGCCTGTCGTAAGGGAGGTTTTTAAACGGGCTTTAAATATTTTAAATATTTCTCCTGGCAATAAGGCATATGAAAAGCAGGTTCATGCAATGGCGCTGAATAATGTACAGGTTGTTTCAAGTACTGCTAAAAACAGCATCAACAAAAAAAATCTTATTGGTAAAAACAATCATAACATCGGTATAATGCCAAATTTGCAGGGTGATACAATACTCTCTGCTATAAAAAATATCAATGGATACGATGAAAACATAACAGTAAAAGGAAGCGGCTTTTTATACTATCAGAATATAAAACCTGGAACTAAAATCAAAAAAAATCAGATTATTGTATTAAAATTTAAACCTTAAAGTCCAAATCGATAAAAAATAAGATAATTAATAAAACAATAAATTAATAAAACACTAAAAAATAACTAAGTAATAAATAAAATAAATAAGTAAAGAATTTTAATGAATAAATTTAATAAAGAATTAAATTGCTATCATGAAGCTTAATAAATTGATGCAGAATACAGATGATTTCAAAATTATATCTTTTATTGGAAACAATTCTGATAAAAATATATGTCTGGACGCAGGGAATGCAAATGTAAATATAGATGCGTATAAAGATTTAGATATAGATATAAAAGGAATATCTAACGATTCGCGAAATATTTCGGAGGGGTACCTTTTTGCCGCAAGAAAAGGAAACAATATAGACTCGAATAAATACATAAGGGATGCGGCAGAAAAGGGAGCGTATTGTATTCTTACCGATGAGCAGATAGGCGGCGCTTTAGAATCTTACATAAACGAATATAATAAAAATGCTATGAATCGCGGAAAAAGCGGCATATCTGTAATTATAGTCGATGATGCGTTAAAGGCGTATGCGGTTATATCAAGGAATTTTTTTAACAGACCTGCAATGAAATTGAAAATGGCGGGTATCACCGGAACAAACGGAAAAACTACGACTTCCTACCTGCTTAATTCAATTTTAAACACTGCAGGTTTTTTTTCAGGTTTAATAGGTACTATAGATTATAAAATAGCATTTAACGATAAAGATAACGGAATTGATATTCCTTCAGTAAACACGACGCCGGATTCTTATATGCTTAATGATATGTTAAACAGTATGATTTTAAATAACCTTAAATCATGCGTTATGGAGGTATCTTCTCATAGTATTATTCAGAGGCGGACATACGAAATTGATTTTGATATAGCGATATTTACAAATTTGACCCGCGACCATTTGGACTATCATAAAGATATGGAATCATACTATCAGGCAAAAAAACTTTTATTCACCGAAGTACTGTCTGAGAGTTTAAAAAATAAAAAATATGCAGTAATAAATAACGATGACGAATATGGAGTGCGGTTAATTAGTGAGCTAAGTGAACAGAAGAGTGTAAATAATTTTAACGTCATAACTTACGGCTTAACCGAAAAAGCCGATGTTTTTGCAAAAGATATAAAATCCACTACAAAGGGGCTTGAATTTAAATTATATTATAATAATTTAATTAATAAAATAAATTATAATTTTAAAACGCCGGCCGGTGTTCAATTTTTTATTGTAAAATCAAGTTTAATGGGG contains the following coding sequences:
- the mraZ gene encoding division/cell wall cluster transcriptional repressor MraZ, whose amino-acid sequence is MLSGRYVHSIDDKGRIKLPLKIKEALLSNYNDTNLVITNLDKCLVVYPVEEWRKLEEKALKLPSMQKDVLEFLRYFFSGGLELELDSQDRFLIPSSLRSSGGLNKEAMIVGIINKFEIWDKGLWDNNFENAKANFETISATMSQIGF
- the rsmH gene encoding 16S rRNA (cytosine(1402)-N(4))-methyltransferase RsmH, yielding MFMDNIEHIPVMLNESIELLNIKQSSIYVDGTAGAGGFSEEILKLSAPDGVLVALDSDENAVNYVKLKLEKKFDKKRFNVFHSNFSDIDLVIRDAGFEKVDGIVLDLGISSIQLESGRGFSFKDEGYLDMRINTDGKTTAFDIVNYYREEEISDILWNYGDERFSRKIAKKIIEYRKKKLIETPLELSKLIKNSIGYRQNGRNKIDPATRSFLALRIAVNNEYEYLMQFLNKLKNILNHGAVVCIIAFHSGEDRLVKNFFKNNKDFYIMTKKPLVPSFEEIKANPRSRSAKLRAASFICQK
- a CDS encoding UDP-N-acetylmuramoyl-L-alanyl-D-glutamate--2,6-diaminopimelate ligase, whose translation is MKLNKLMQNTDDFKIISFIGNNSDKNICLDAGNANVNIDAYKDLDIDIKGISNDSRNISEGYLFAARKGNNIDSNKYIRDAAEKGAYCILTDEQIGGALESYINEYNKNAMNRGKSGISVIIVDDALKAYAVISRNFFNRPAMKLKMAGITGTNGKTTTSYLLNSILNTAGFFSGLIGTIDYKIAFNDKDNGIDIPSVNTTPDSYMLNDMLNSMILNNLKSCVMEVSSHSIIQRRTYEIDFDIAIFTNLTRDHLDYHKDMESYYQAKKLLFTEVLSESLKNKKYAVINNDDEYGVRLISELSEQKSVNNFNVITYGLTEKADVFAKDIKSTTKGLEFKLYYNNLINKINYNFKTPAGVQFFIVKSSLMGSFNVYNMLAAATSAFALSVDNENISKGISALTSVPGRVEKIRININSNNGNSNSDSNNGDGNKSNGSSVNSHKNGNCNIDNNEAIPLVCVDYAHTDDALNRVLSALRDITSNNLICVFGCGGDRDKGKRPMMGRHAGRLADITVITSDNPRSENPMSIIKEIENGIKEENVFFISCDGSIGDINRLKNEIRKFNTGKDNNNSKYNSKDTINSKYDNKHNTDKDKDNRSIQGTEYAGDDINIIGNDRHAHIYTIVPDREKAIKTALSVACSEKDTVLISGKGHEDYMIIGADKIHFSDKEEVLKFYNL